A window of Nicotiana sylvestris chromosome 8, ASM39365v2, whole genome shotgun sequence genomic DNA:
TTCCATTTCTAGGGTATAGGGGAGATAAGAGAGTTTGAGGGCAACGGAATGGGTGAAATGTGGTTAGGGTTAGACTGGGTAGGATATAATTAAAAGGGGTTGGGGTGCTGTGAGTCGTTGATCTTTAGAGATCAACGGTTGTGCTTTTAAAAAGGGAATTCGGTCGGGTTTTTAAATGGACGTGGGTCTGGGTTAATGGGCATTTGGGTATTGGGTATTAGGATTTGAGATGGGGTAATGGGTAGTGTATAGGTCCAAAATTAAGTAAGAAaaagggctagattttaaatacccaattaaatcagtaaataatttataaaaataattaataaatagtaAAAATGTCATTTTGTGCACGAAAATGATTTAATgtaattacttaacattataagaatataataaattattttccatataaataatgtaattatgcatatatatgggttattattgcaaaatatgcaattttaGCTTAAGGGTGCAAAATACAATTATAATAAGTATATATAAAATATTCAAAGCTTAATAtgaatttaaatgataaaaacttaaataataaattattataaaattatttgtgatgcaattaataATTATTTGCATAAAATTACAGGAATAGATTGAttaaaagcctttaaaaattatagaaaattatggaaaaatacttggtgatgctcatgcactattttgaaggAATATATGTATATTAAAAAATATGTTATGGAAATAttgagtatcaacaactgcccctctttacccgggaaggatgaaagagttgtcgggtaatgaaatgatgaccgattttgaccgaatagggtgttttgaaaaatatagcCCGCACCCTGGTCTCTAAGTTgtctacatatccctgattttgcaggaatcaggccgtgtgtagttctggacccagCGGTGTATGAAACCgatggaattgttataggaatAGTTGTATGTTTTGGAAAGGGTTCTTTTGGGAAGGAAAATATCGGATGGATTTAGGCAGAGTTATGAATGTGAATATGTATCGTAACAGATGTATCACAAGGCAGATATCTGAACGATCATAGAGTAAAGGCGAGTAATTGATGAGAGTTGCTTACGTTTGAAATAGTGGCAGGGTGTGAATGGTATGAGCGGAAaccggagcgaaggttgctcctgtttAAAGAACAGTTCACTTCTGAATTACCTGCAAAGCTTAAAACACGATGTGTGCAAAAATATATGGATTATTgtgagaatttaaacatgatgcaaattccctttggaccatgaaggttgtctttggacagtggggatgacgtccttagaccatgacgtcctgggccataaatcatgagataaaggatttgtaggccatgaaatgatgttcttgggccatgagaatggtacctccgaaccatgacgcctttgaataatgatgtgcgatattgagagatcctcaggccatgacatggtgtcttcaggctatgaggatgatgccttcagacagctacccctctttatccgggaaggatgaaagagttgtcgagtaaaaaaatgatgaccaattttgaccgaataggGTGTTTTGAAAAATACAGCCCGCACCCTGGTCTTTGAGCtatctacatatccctggttttgcAGGAATCAGGCCGTGTGTAGTTTTGGACCCAACGGTGTATGAAACCGATGGAATTGTTATATGAATAGTTGTATGTTTTGGAAAGGGTTCTTTGGGAAGGAAAGTATCGAATGGATTTAGGCGGAGTTATGAATGTGAATCTAAAGTGTAACAGATGTATCACAGGGCAGATATCTGAATGGTCATAGGGTAAAGGCGAGTAATTGATGGGAGTCGGTTACGTTTGAAATAGTGGCAGGGTGTGAATAGTATGAGCGGAAaccggagcgaaggttgctcctgtttAAAGAACTGTTCACTTTTgaattacctgcaaaacttaagaCACGATGCGTgcaaatatatatggattaatgtgagaatttaaacatgatgcaaattccctttggaccatgaaggttgtctttggacggtgggGATGATTTCCTTAGAACATGACGTCCCGGGCCATAAATCATGAgataaaggatttgcaggccatgaaatgatgttcttgggccatgagaatggtgcctccgaaccatgacgtctttgaataatgatgtgcgatattgagagatcctcaggccatgacatggtgtcttcaggctataaGGATTATGCCTTCAGACTATGACGCCTTCTGACAAGTTGGCTATATTTCAACCCATGAAGTGCAGAGACATGATGCTAGTGGCAATCAACAATACAAGGCTTAGTCTTAAGGGAAGAGTTTGGCTTCGAGATAAAAGAGAATAATGCGAGGTTTAAGGTAGAGCAAATATCTGTGTTTATGCAAAGagagagacagtgcttagtctcgtgCAAGATTCGGGACAACACTTAGTCCCATTCtaggagaaggcaatgcttagccttatgcaaaaaattGAGACAGaccttagtctcatgcaaagggaAGGCCATGCTCAGCCTTATGTAGgtgggaggcagggcttagcctcatgcaaggagaaggcaatgcttagccttatgtagatggggggtagggcttagcctcatgcaaggagaaggcaatgcttagccttatgcaaaattgagacaaagcttagtctcatgcaaagggaaggcagtacttagccttatgtaggtgggaggtagggcttagccttatgcaaggagaaggcaatgcttagccttatgcagatgggaggcagggcttaacctcatgcaaggagaaggcaattCTTAGCTTCATGCCGATggagaggcagggcttagcctcatacaaggattgagacaaggcttagtctcatgcaaagagaaggcagtgcttagccttatgcaaatgggaggcagggcttagcctcatatagaagttgagatagggcttagtctcatatagagagaaggcagtgcttagccttatgcaaatggggaaGCATGGCCTAGCCTCATGCAGAAGttgatagggcttagtctcatgcagatgtAAGAGTAAGAGTGAAGTATTCTTAGCTGACAATGTGTTTTGTGCATAGCAATTGTGTTGTTGCGACCATACTTATTATTCCTGCGTCCAAAgaaaaatttgtgagttttgtgGGGGAGGTTGGTTTGTGTCTTTGCCTGCTTGATCTACTCCGTTCCGCCCGGGGATCTTGTTCAAGTCATCGTGGGTAGCATTTGGCTAAAAAGTAAGGTTTCTTTTCAAAAGCATGCATGcattgtttttttaaagaaatagtACTATGCTATTCAGAAATCAGTTAGAcaaaccagtgactgtgacattaTTAGAGACATTGCGACTTTATTTGCCatagaattttaagggtcctcctcaaaattctgccctagttaaCTAAGTGACTTTCTGGCTATTTTGTATGATGCGGTTGGCTGAACTTACTTccgaattttgagggtcctccccaaaattctgccctagtttctgaaGTGGGGaagatggaaattttattgaattgtgaccgaatcCACAAGGCTGCCTAtctatcccctcttaaacgggaatcagatcaagcatagttcaatttacatcatataaagaAACAGAGATAGTTTATatgtagtatcttttgactgcatctaaatttataggctttggccaaatttctccatccatttctatgagtatgagtgctcctcctgtcaatACTCTATGGaccatgtagggaccttgccagttcggtgagaatttccctttggcttcatcttgatgtggaaagatccGTTTTAGCACCAGCTGCTCCGGTGTGAactatcttggtttgacccttttgttgaaagccctGGACATCCTATTCTGATAAAGCTAGTCATGAAATattgcattcatccttttcccatatatgagggctagttgctcataacgactccttatccattctatGTCGTTGAGttctgcttcttgtatgatcttcaaagaaggaatttctactttgGTGGGAATGACAGctttggtaccataaaccagtagatagggagttgccccggttgatgtgcggactgtggtacggtATCCCTGTAAGGCAAacggtaatttctcatgccattgcttgtgattctctaccgttttccttaatatcttcttgatgttcttgttggcagcctcCACGGCTCCATTCATTATGCtctggaattcttgtgcttgattatGAAAgcttcacacatggctttcattagatcagtgttgagattggcggcattgtcAGTGATGATGGACTCCGGAACCCCAAATCGACAAACAATCCGATCTCTGACAAAATCTGCAATAATTTTCTTGGTTATGACTTTATAGGAtgcagcttcaacccatttagtgaagTATTCGATGGACACTAAGATGAACATGTGCCCGTTCTAAGCAATGGGCTCGATTAGACCAATGACATTcattccccaggcagcaaaaggccaaggtgcgcTTGTTGCATTAAGTTCGTTTGGTGGCACTCacatcatatctgcatgtatctggcattgatggcatttttggacataccagatgcaatctgtctccatagtcatccaaacaTATccggccctgagtatcttcttagctaaGACGAAACTGTTCATATGTGGGTCGCAGGTTCCGCCATGTATTTCCTCGAGCAATTTGAAAGCTTCTTTGGTGTCGACACACCTTAACAGACCTAGATCAGGAGTTCTTTCTATACAGAATTCCTCCGCTTTAGAAAAGTGATTGGACAGTCTTCGCAGAGTGTGTTTTTTAGTATAGTTTGCATACTCCGAGTATTATCCTTTTgctaaatattctttgatgtcatggaaccagggatttccatctatttcttcttcaacatgagcacagtatGCCGGTTGATTATGGATTCTCACCGAAATGGGATAAATGAAATTcatgtctggatgttgtatcattgaatACAAGGTGGCCAATGCGTCTGCAaattcattctgaattctggggaTATGTCGAAACTCTATCTTTGCGAACCTTTTCTTTATAtcttgtacatgatgcagatatggTAGTATCTTTGTGTTTTTGGTAGCCCATTCTCTTTGTACTTGATGTACCAGCATGTCTGAATCACCAATCACTAGTAGTTCCTGAATATTTATGTCAACAGCCAAGTTGAGCCCTAatatacaggcttcatactccgccatattgttggtgcatgggaacctgagtttTGTAGACACTGggtaatgttgaccggtttctgataccaaGACGACTCAAATACCAATTCCTttaaaatttgcagctccgtcgaaaaacatccTCCAATCGTCGTAGGCTTcaacaatgtcttctcctatgaatgatacctctttgtcaggaaaatacattttcaggggttcgtaatctcctcctacaggattttcagcaagatgatctgccaatgcttgtcctttgactgccttctgagttacatagatgatgtcgaactcactcagcaagatttgccacttggccagctttccggtggcataggcttttgaaagatgtaaTTCAGGGGATCCATCCTCGATACaaggtatgtagtataggcacagaagtagtgccttaATTTCTGAGCTATCCAGGTTAGAGTGCAGCACGTGCGTTCCAACAGAGAGTACCGTGTTTCAtatggtgtgaacttcttactcgaGTAATATATAGCCCGTCCTTTCTTCCCGTCTCGTTATGATGTCTCAAAACACAACCAAAAGCCCCATCTAGCATTGCGAGGTAGAGTAGTAGTGGTCTGCCATGTTCCGATGGGACTAAGGCTGGTGGTatggataggtattccttgattttgtcaaaagccttttgacaatcctcggtccaactgtttgcggcatccttcttcagcatTTTTAAAATTGATTCACATAacactgtggactgtgctatgaaacggctgatgtaattgaggcatcccaagaagctcatcacgtccttcttttTCTTTGGTAGTGGTAGTTCCTGGATAGCTTTAACCTTTGATGGGCCCAAATCTATTCCTCGGTGGCTaacaatgaatcccaacaatttttcgGCAGgtaccccgaatgcacactttgcgggatttAGCTTTAGATTGTACTTCTGCAGCCAGTCAAAGAACTTCTTCAAATCTGCTATGTGATatgtggccttcttggatttgatgataacatcatcaacatatacctctatatctttgtgtatcatatcacgGAGGATGGTTGTCATGGCGCTCATATCGGTgtccccagcattctttagaccaaacaACATCATTTTGTAGTAATATACCCCTTATGGTGTAATGAAGGTTATTTTCCAtgtgtcttcttcatccatccagatttgatgataacctGCGAAGTAATATACAAAGGATAggagctcatgcttggcacaattatctatcagaatatgtatatttggcagtgggaaatcATCCTTGAGACTTGCTTTGTTTAGATCCTGATAGTTGACACACACCCTAgcttttccatctttctttggaaccGGTATAATGTTGGCTAACAAGGTTGGGTATTCAACTACCGTGAGgaccttggctttgatctgcttggtgacttcctctttgattttcaggctcatgtctggtttgaactttctgagtttatgcttcactggcggacacattggatttGTAGgtaacttgtgagctactatggagGTGCTCAACCCTGTCATATCGTCgaatgaccatgcaaagatatcctcatattctttcaggaaacgagtatattcttccttctctgacgGCGACAAGTGGATACTTATGCGAGTTTCCTTGATGGTTTCGGAATCTCTCAATTTGACTAgctcggtttcgtccaggttagacttgcGCTTGTTCTCagaattctcaacttctctgacaatttcTTCAGGCGtcacatcttcttcttctatttcttccaATTCACTGTCcttttgttgtgttgtctcattacatatcacagtcattggttcatcaagataagaaatagtaatgctgtagagagaaagatatgaaagaaaatagtaataataaaatATTGAGCCATTGGTAAATATTAAGAAAATGTCAAACAAAGTGATTTCAATAACACAAATAATGTTTTTCAAAATGGAAAACAGAAGATTTTATTTAAAACAACATGCTCAAGAAgaaattgttttcaaaaaataaatgaTGCTAGCAACCTTGCTACTTGGGACTCGTCGGACCCTCGATGGTGCAGTCTAGTTCCTGAGAAATGCTCCCCTTTCAACTATCTGAATGgtaaggccttcttcctcctcctcctcaactatcacaCTGCAATCTGTATCTTCatcttttaaaaacaaattccTTAGTGCAACCAAAGCTTCCTCTTCATCGGATCCCCTTATCATGTCGGCCTGATGAAATGTTTGACTCAAATGCGGCACTGGCTGTTCAAGAGGGTAATAAGGATCACGCCATGGCGGCGACCAATCTTGTTATTCTTGCCAGGTGTACGGATATCCAAGCCCAAAGGTCGTACCATGATGTTTCAGCTGTATTAGTTTGgtgataccctggagattcttacGGAGCCCCTTTCTAGGTTCCTACCccgaccatgccagtatgctttctattttgctgaTCTACCATTTATCTTTCTCAACTGCGTTAACACGCTCGATAtgatggtaagtttctccacctaaCTTTTTTCTATTCTCCACTACCGGAACAGTCTGATTGGTGTAAATGGGATTGCTTCCATCTCCATGGATGGTCACTTCTCTTCCATCTCCATGGATGCAAAGGCTCCagtggcatgtatccaaggtcgtcccaacagcagattgtatgAGGCAGATATGTCTAGCACctggaattcaacatcgaaccatgTGGCACCCATTTGTAAGCATAAGTTGGTTTTCCCAATCGTGGCTCTTTGTGACCCATCGAACGCCTTCACATTCATAGATCCTGCTTGTATCTCATGTAGAACCTTGCCTAACCTTTTCAGAGTTGTTAGTGTACAGATGTTAAGGCTGGACCCTCCGTCTATCAGAACTTTAGCGATGAACTTATCCTCACATTGCACTATGATGTGCAGTGCCCTGTTATGCCTCAATCCCTCTGGTGGTAGTTCATCTTCAttgaaggtgatcttatggctctccagcacctGGCCCActatgttggccatttctccgctaGTAATATTGTTGGGTACATATGCTTCGTTCAATACCTTCATCAGGGCATTCCTATGCACCTCCGAATTTTGTAACAATGACAGAATGGATATCTGGGCAGGAgttttgttcagatgatcaatGACAGAGTACTCCCTTGCCTGTACTTTCTTCTAGAGGTCATCTGGACCAGTTTCGATAATAGGTTGTTTGGTGGCAGTTTCCTTACTTGTCCCTCCCAAATACTCAGGTGTGTAGATTCTTCCCGTTTTATTCATTCCCTGCGCAGCTCCAGACTCTTCCAtttttgctttcccttttctccgggcttcggcaacataatcccaaggtaCAGCAGTGGACTTGTAAGGCGGTGTAGATGCCACCGTCACAGTGAAGGGTGTGgttacctctacctcaaatggagtaTTTGTAGTTGCAGATGGTGTCACTTCTACCTCAAACGGAACTGATATGGCTACCTCAACTTCGACTGGCGGCCACAATGGGATTGAGTGTGACTGAAGGTTTCTTAGGGCTGCCACCTTCCCGACTAAGActgattgacccctcagggtcccactCTTCATCAGTTTCTATTGCATTGACTCATTCACCTCTTGATCTGGGAGGGGATTAttgcggacattgggtgcagCTTCCTTTACCTGTATGACTTTAGTATCAATCAgtgtctggatcttgtctttcagggtGCTGCATTCATCAATAATATGTCCTTTCatgtcggaatggtatgcacatgtcttgtttgggttgacccGCTGGGATGAGTTTTCCATAGCCACAGCAGGAATAAGGGTGACATATCTGGTAGCCTTCAATCTTTCGTAtaactggtcgatgggttcagcaataggggTGTATTGTCTAGGTTGTCTGCGGTTAAAACTGGGCCTGGGTTTCTAATAATTTGGACAAGctggaggtgaatgatagtaggctAGTTGAGTGTTATAAGCGGGGTAGGAGGTGGAGGGTTGAGGATATTTGGGAGGTGAAGGTTGGTATGCAGGTGGAGGCgtctggtatgtgagtggagattttgtgCCCTGGGCCACCATCACTGCCCCTatctctttcttctttgatatgcctcTCGATTGCAAAACTTTGTTGTGGCatgcagtgcctcaaaatttgttaccattcTACTCttaataccttcctcgatccttttcccaagtttgatgatatcggagaacttgtgattctcaatgaccattaacctctcatagtattgtggatcctgatccctgacaaagaatttgttcatctgctcCTCCTCTAATGCCGGCCTGACCTTtgctgcttctgacctccatcgagtagcatactctcGAAAAGTCTTTGTaggcttcttcttgaggttctgtatatagaagacatccggtgaattttctgtattgaacctgaacctgtccatgaagtcTGATGCCATACTTATCCAATTAGCCCATTTCTTAGGATTTTGACTTATGTACCAAGAAAGGGCATCTCCAGTGAGGcttcttgtcacacctcctttttccgcacccgagagggtacaagggagtttttccaattaaaggacaatcgaaacgggacgagtttatttatttcagagtcgccacttgggagatttagggtgtcccaagtcacccattttaatcccgaatcgaggaaaagaatgactctatattacagtctgcgtaccagaaatccggataaggaattctgttaacccgggagaaggtgttaggcattcccgaattccgtggttctagcacggtcgctcaactgttatattcggcttgattatctgattttaaatacaatacgaacttatgtgcaaattttatctttcaaccgtttttatcatttaccgttatttttatcaagaattgcaacgttataaaatgtatctcgaaccacgttacaatcaatgtacccgtggtcatcgacacgctttgactccgttgagattcggatttgggtcacatcaatgtgcacccgagtttaaggaaattaaattattaaaggcgcgcctaaagcgactagcgtatttattttgggtaggaccgtgaaattttactaaacggtccatcccgaagtctaaacaatttttaaagcaaatatttattgagggccccgcaatttgtattttatttggcgaggctcatctcgttctttatttttaatgaatttgcaacgtcatggacatgcatctcgaaccacgtcacagtcaatgtacccgtgattagaaaggcatttcgaatccgtcgagatttggatttgggtcacataaatgtgcacccgagtttaagaaggtaaagtttattaaagcgtatcctaaagagactaacgtgttgtcatttcagGAAGGTtgcgagatttgctaagcaacccgtcctggaaactaaatgcttcaataatatacatttaacaagggccccgcatctgcgcgttttgtttatttcatcgaggctcatctcgttcttattttaaagggatatcttatagcaactacgtttcttgtcgtgtttgtctctatcaattgaaaatagtagaaagtcctaattaattacatgtttgaagatgttgtaacaacattcagaaaggcTTAAAAATCCGAAACGGGGCTGCATACACAGTCAGCCGATCCAGTaaccacgggcccaaatccagcccaagcatgattggccagacccgggccactgcttgttcgatgcgagcctgccgggtctgttttgacccgggctcgacctCTCGTGGGGTTGAGATTGTAAACCGTGTTCTTTATCTAAAAAAAGGTTTTAGCAGTTATATATGGAACatgtattggaaaggaaagaaattaatttatagtgtacgattttcatgctttgcaTACATTACTTGtttatactacactattgcattaaatctgagatacaacccactgccttgggcatactcttatcaccatcctatatacacaatctaacattcaactaccattcatTGACAGTTTACTAGGACtgtaagctaacttcagtatccaaaacaagaaggtaaactattatacattatatgaggTCTAACATAATATTCTATGTATATAtagacatctgcagatcttctccattcatgctcaaacttttcaagttacattggtaatatatttgtgtacctggtatagaggacaacagGAGGGagaaaatgatcagctgagtggtatgcaacaaacacagcaacaacaaccaaacagtaacaactcaacaacaaaccaacagccacaaatgctctccacagtccaacagacaaatagcaacagtttccagaacaacaGAAACCACAGATGGTcgaggcccaaacaaacaatcccagaaaaagag
This region includes:
- the LOC138875515 gene encoding uncharacterized protein, with protein sequence MAEYEACILGLNLAVDINIQELLVIGDSDMLVHQVQREWATKNTKILPYLHHVQDIKKRFAKIEFRHIPRIQNEFADALATLYSMIQHPDMNFIYPISVRIHNQPAYCAHVEEEIDGNPWFHDIKEYLAKG
- the LOC138875514 gene encoding uncharacterized protein translates to MNGAVEAANKNIKKILRKTVENHKQWHEKLPFALQGYRTTVRTSTGATPYLLVYGTKAVIPTKVEIPSLKIIQEAELNDIEWIRSRYEQLALIYGKRMNAIFHD